In Phocoena sinus isolate mPhoSin1 chromosome 10, mPhoSin1.pri, whole genome shotgun sequence, a single genomic region encodes these proteins:
- the USP5 gene encoding ubiquitin carboxyl-terminal hydrolase 5 isoform X2, whose product MAELSEEALLSVLPTIRVPKAGDRVHKDECAFSFDTPESEGGLYICMNTFLGFGKQYVERHFNKTGQRVYLHLRRTRRPKEEDTTAGTGDPPRKKPTRLAIGEHHGRPVLLPELAVPALRGVEGGFELNEEKYEYDEDVKIVILPDYLEIARDGLGGLPDIVRDRVTSAVEALLSADSASRKQEVQAWDGEVRQVSKHAFDVKQLDSPARVPPCGWKCSKCDMRENLWLNLTDGSILCGRRYFDGSGGNNHAVEHYRETGYPLAVKLGTITPDGADVYSYDEDDMVLDPNLAEHLSHFGIDMLKMQKTDKTMTELEIDMNQRIGEWELIQESGVPLKPLFGPGYTGIRNLGNSCYLNSVVQVLFSIPDFQRKYVDKLEKIFQNAPTDPTQDFSTQVAKLGHGLLSGEYSKPAPESSDGEQAPEQKDVQDGIAPRMFKALIGKGHPEFSTNRQQDAQEFFLHLINMVERNCRSSENPNEVFRFLVEEKIKCLATEKVKYTQRVDYIMQLPVPMDAALNKEELLEYEEKKRQAEEEKLPLPELVRAQVPFSSCLEAYGAPEQVDDFWSTALQAKSVAVKTTRFASFPDYLVIQIKKFTFGLDWVPKKLDVSIEMPEELDISQLRGTGLQPGEEELPDIAPPLVTPDEPKAPMLDESVIIQLVEMGFPMDACRKAVYYTGNSGAEAAMNWVMSHMDDPDFANPLILPGSSGPGSTSAAADPPPEDCVTTIVSMGFSRDQALKALRATNNSLERAVDWIFSHIDDLDAEAAMDISEGRSAADSISESIPVGPKVRDGPGKYQLFAFISHMGTSTMCGHYVCHVKKEGRWVIYNDQKVCASEKPPKDLGYIYFYQRVAS is encoded by the exons ATGGCGGAGCTGAGTGAGGAGGCGCTGCTGTCAGTATTACCGACTATCCGGGTCCCCAAGGCTGGAGACCGGGTCCACAAAGACGAGTGCGCCTTCTCCTTCGACACACCG GAGTCTGAGGGTGGCCTCTACATCTGCATGAACACATTCCTGGGTTTTGGGAAACAGTATGTGGAGAGACATTTCAACAAGACCGGCCAGCGAGTCTACCTGCACCTCCGGCGGACCCGGCGCCCG aaagaggaagacacaaCTGCAGGCACTGGAGACCCTCCCCGCAAGAAGCCCACCCGTCTGGCTATTGGTGAGCATCACGGCCGTCCTGTTCTCCTCCCTGAGCTAGCCGTTCCTGCTCTCAGAG GTGTCGAAGGCGGGTTTGAGCTCAACGAGGAGAAGTATGAATACGATGAGGATGTAAAAATCGTCATTTTGCCGGATTACCTGGAGATAGCCCGGGATGGGTTGGGGGGACTGCCTGACATTGTCAGAGATCGG GTGACCAGTGCGGTGGAGGCCCTACTGTCGGCCGACTCAGCCTCCCGCAAGCAGGAGGTGCAGGCCTGGGATGGGGAAGTACGGCAGGTGTCTAAGCATGCCTTCGACGTCAAGCAGCTGGACAGCCCTGCTCGAGTCCCTCCCTG TGGCTGGAAGTGTTCCAAGTGTGACATGAGGGAGAACCTGTGGCTCAACCTGACCGATGGCTCCATCCTCTGTGGCCGGCGCTACTTCGACGGCAGCGGGGGCAACAACCATGCCGTGGAGCACTACAGGGAGACGGGCTACCCGCTAGCCGTCAAGCTGGGCACCATCACACCCGACGGAGCTG ATGTGTACTCATATGACGAGGACGATATGGTCCTGGACCCCAACCTGGCCGAGCACCTGTCCCACTTCGGTATCGACATGCTGAAAATGCAGAAG ACGGACAAGACGATGACGGAGTTGGAGATAGACATGAACCAGCGCATCGGCGAGTGGGAGCTGATCCAGGAGTCAGGGGTGCCGCTCAAGCCCCTGTTCGGGCCCGGCTACACAGGCATCCGCAACTTGGGCAACAGCTGCTACCTCAACTCGGTGGTCCAGGTGCTCTTCAGCATCCCCGACTTCCAGAGGAA ATACGTGGATAAGCTGGAGAAGATCTTCCAGAACGCCCCGACGGACCCGACCCAGGACTTCAGCACCCAGGT GGCCAAGCTGGGCCATGGCCTTCTCTCGGGAGAGTATTCCAAGCCAGCACCAGAGTCGAGCGACGGGGAGCAGGCGCCGGAACAGAAG GACGTCCAAGATGGCATCGCCCCTCGGATGTTCAAGGCCCTCATTGGCAAGGGTCACCCCGAGTTCTCTACCAACCGGCAGCAGGATGCCCAAGAGTTCTTCCTTCACCTTATCAACATGGTGGAG AGGAATTGCCGGAGCTCTGAAAATCCTAATGAAGTGTTccgcttcctggtggaggaaaaGATCAAGTGCCTGGCAACAGAGAAGGTGAAGTACACCCAGCGAGTGGACTACATCATGCAGCTGCCTGTGCCCATGGACGCGGCCCTGAACAAAG AGGAGCTCCTGGAGTATGAGGAGAAGAAGCGGCAAGCCGAAGAGGAGAAGCTGCCACTGCCAGAACTTGTTCGGGCCCAGGTGCCCTTCAGTTCCTGCCTGGAGGCCTATGGGGCCCCCGAGCAGGTAGATGACTTCTGGAGCACGGCCCTGCAGGCCAAATCAGTAGCCGTAAA GACCACGCGATTTGCCTCATTCCCTGACTACCTGGTCATCCAGATCAAGAAGTTCACCTTCGGCTTAGACTGGGTGCCCAAGAAACTGG ATGTATCCATCGAGATGCCAGAGGAGCTCGACATCTCCCAGCTGAGGGGCACAGGGCTGCAGCCTGGAGAGGAGGAGCTGCCCGACATTGCCCCACCCCTGGTCACTCCGGATGAGCCCAAAG CGCCCATGTTGGATGAATCGGTCATCATCCAGCTGGTGGAGATGGGCTTCCCGATGGACGCCTGCCGCAAAGCCGTCTACTACACGGGCAACAGCGGGGCCGAGGCCGCCATGAACTGGGTCATGTCGCACATGGATGATCCAG ATTTTGCAAACCCCCTTATCCTGCCTGGCTCCAGTGGGCCTGGCTCCACAAGCGCCGCAGCTGACCCCCCGCCAGAGGACTGTGTGACCACCATCGTCTCCATGGGCTTCTCCCGGGACCAGGCCCTGAAAGCCCTGCGGGCCACG aaTAATAGTTTAGAACGGGCTGTGGACTGGATCTTCAGTCACATAGACGACCTGGACGCGGAAGCTGCCATGGACATCTCCGAGGGCCGCTCAGCTGCCGACTCCATCTCCGAGTCCATACCGGTGGGACCTAAAGTCCGGGACGGTCCTGGAA aGTATCAGCTCTTCGCCTTCATTAGTCACATGGGCACCTCAACCATGTGTGGTCACTACGTATGCCACGTCAAGAAGGAAGGCAG ATGGGTGATCTACAATGACCAGAAAGTGTGTGCCTCTGAGAAGCCGCCCAAGGACCTGGGCTACATCTACTTCTACCAGAGAGTGGCCAGCTAA
- the USP5 gene encoding ubiquitin carboxyl-terminal hydrolase 5 isoform X3 → MAELSEEALLSVLPTIRVPKAGDRVHKDECAFSFDTPESEGGLYICMNTFLGFGKQYVERHFNKTGQRVYLHLRRTRRPKEEDTTAGTGDPPRKKPTRLAIGVEGGFELNEEKYEYDEDVKIVILPDYLEIARDGLGGLPDIVRDRVTSAVEALLSADSASRKQEVQAWDGEVRQVSKHAFDVKQLDSPARVPPCGWKCSKCDMRENLWLNLTDGSILCGRRYFDGSGGNNHAVEHYRETGYPLAVKLGTITPDGADVYSYDEDDMVLDPNLAEHLSHFGIDMLKMQKTDKTMTELEIDMNQRIGEWELIQESGVPLKPLFGPGYTGIRNLGNSCYLNSVVQVLFSIPDFQRKYVDKLEKIFQNAPTDPTQDFSTQVAKLGHGLLSGEYSKPAPESSDGEQAPEQKDVQDGIAPRMFKALIGKGHPEFSTNRQQDAQEFFLHLINMVERNCRSSENPNEVFRFLVEEKIKCLATEKVKYTQRVDYIMQLPVPMDAALNKEELLEYEEKKRQAEEEKLPLPELVRAQVPFSSCLEAYGAPEQVDDFWSTALQAKSVAVKTTRFASFPDYLVIQIKKFTFGLDWVPKKLDVSIEMPEELDISQLRGTGLQPGEEELPDIAPPLVTPDEPKAPMLDESVIIQLVEMGFPMDACRKAVYYTGNSGAEAAMNWVMSHMDDPDFANPLILPGSSGPGSTSAAADPPPEDCVTTIVSMGFSRDQALKALRATNNSLERAVDWIFSHIDDLDAEAAMDISEGRSAADSISESIPVGPKVRDGPGKYQLFAFISHMGTSTMCGHYVCHVKKEGRWVIYNDQKVCASEKPPKDLGYIYFYQRVAS, encoded by the exons ATGGCGGAGCTGAGTGAGGAGGCGCTGCTGTCAGTATTACCGACTATCCGGGTCCCCAAGGCTGGAGACCGGGTCCACAAAGACGAGTGCGCCTTCTCCTTCGACACACCG GAGTCTGAGGGTGGCCTCTACATCTGCATGAACACATTCCTGGGTTTTGGGAAACAGTATGTGGAGAGACATTTCAACAAGACCGGCCAGCGAGTCTACCTGCACCTCCGGCGGACCCGGCGCCCG aaagaggaagacacaaCTGCAGGCACTGGAGACCCTCCCCGCAAGAAGCCCACCCGTCTGGCTATTG GTGTCGAAGGCGGGTTTGAGCTCAACGAGGAGAAGTATGAATACGATGAGGATGTAAAAATCGTCATTTTGCCGGATTACCTGGAGATAGCCCGGGATGGGTTGGGGGGACTGCCTGACATTGTCAGAGATCGG GTGACCAGTGCGGTGGAGGCCCTACTGTCGGCCGACTCAGCCTCCCGCAAGCAGGAGGTGCAGGCCTGGGATGGGGAAGTACGGCAGGTGTCTAAGCATGCCTTCGACGTCAAGCAGCTGGACAGCCCTGCTCGAGTCCCTCCCTG TGGCTGGAAGTGTTCCAAGTGTGACATGAGGGAGAACCTGTGGCTCAACCTGACCGATGGCTCCATCCTCTGTGGCCGGCGCTACTTCGACGGCAGCGGGGGCAACAACCATGCCGTGGAGCACTACAGGGAGACGGGCTACCCGCTAGCCGTCAAGCTGGGCACCATCACACCCGACGGAGCTG ATGTGTACTCATATGACGAGGACGATATGGTCCTGGACCCCAACCTGGCCGAGCACCTGTCCCACTTCGGTATCGACATGCTGAAAATGCAGAAG ACGGACAAGACGATGACGGAGTTGGAGATAGACATGAACCAGCGCATCGGCGAGTGGGAGCTGATCCAGGAGTCAGGGGTGCCGCTCAAGCCCCTGTTCGGGCCCGGCTACACAGGCATCCGCAACTTGGGCAACAGCTGCTACCTCAACTCGGTGGTCCAGGTGCTCTTCAGCATCCCCGACTTCCAGAGGAA ATACGTGGATAAGCTGGAGAAGATCTTCCAGAACGCCCCGACGGACCCGACCCAGGACTTCAGCACCCAGGT GGCCAAGCTGGGCCATGGCCTTCTCTCGGGAGAGTATTCCAAGCCAGCACCAGAGTCGAGCGACGGGGAGCAGGCGCCGGAACAGAAG GACGTCCAAGATGGCATCGCCCCTCGGATGTTCAAGGCCCTCATTGGCAAGGGTCACCCCGAGTTCTCTACCAACCGGCAGCAGGATGCCCAAGAGTTCTTCCTTCACCTTATCAACATGGTGGAG AGGAATTGCCGGAGCTCTGAAAATCCTAATGAAGTGTTccgcttcctggtggaggaaaaGATCAAGTGCCTGGCAACAGAGAAGGTGAAGTACACCCAGCGAGTGGACTACATCATGCAGCTGCCTGTGCCCATGGACGCGGCCCTGAACAAAG AGGAGCTCCTGGAGTATGAGGAGAAGAAGCGGCAAGCCGAAGAGGAGAAGCTGCCACTGCCAGAACTTGTTCGGGCCCAGGTGCCCTTCAGTTCCTGCCTGGAGGCCTATGGGGCCCCCGAGCAGGTAGATGACTTCTGGAGCACGGCCCTGCAGGCCAAATCAGTAGCCGTAAA GACCACGCGATTTGCCTCATTCCCTGACTACCTGGTCATCCAGATCAAGAAGTTCACCTTCGGCTTAGACTGGGTGCCCAAGAAACTGG ATGTATCCATCGAGATGCCAGAGGAGCTCGACATCTCCCAGCTGAGGGGCACAGGGCTGCAGCCTGGAGAGGAGGAGCTGCCCGACATTGCCCCACCCCTGGTCACTCCGGATGAGCCCAAAG CGCCCATGTTGGATGAATCGGTCATCATCCAGCTGGTGGAGATGGGCTTCCCGATGGACGCCTGCCGCAAAGCCGTCTACTACACGGGCAACAGCGGGGCCGAGGCCGCCATGAACTGGGTCATGTCGCACATGGATGATCCAG ATTTTGCAAACCCCCTTATCCTGCCTGGCTCCAGTGGGCCTGGCTCCACAAGCGCCGCAGCTGACCCCCCGCCAGAGGACTGTGTGACCACCATCGTCTCCATGGGCTTCTCCCGGGACCAGGCCCTGAAAGCCCTGCGGGCCACG aaTAATAGTTTAGAACGGGCTGTGGACTGGATCTTCAGTCACATAGACGACCTGGACGCGGAAGCTGCCATGGACATCTCCGAGGGCCGCTCAGCTGCCGACTCCATCTCCGAGTCCATACCGGTGGGACCTAAAGTCCGGGACGGTCCTGGAA aGTATCAGCTCTTCGCCTTCATTAGTCACATGGGCACCTCAACCATGTGTGGTCACTACGTATGCCACGTCAAGAAGGAAGGCAG ATGGGTGATCTACAATGACCAGAAAGTGTGTGCCTCTGAGAAGCCGCCCAAGGACCTGGGCTACATCTACTTCTACCAGAGAGTGGCCAGCTAA
- the USP5 gene encoding ubiquitin carboxyl-terminal hydrolase 5 isoform X1, protein MAELSEEALLSVLPTIRVPKAGDRVHKDECAFSFDTPESEGGLYICMNTFLGFGKQYVERHFNKTGQRVYLHLRRTRRPKEEDTTAGTGDPPRKKPTRLAIGVEGGFELNEEKYEYDEDVKIVILPDYLEIARDGLGGLPDIVRDRVTSAVEALLSADSASRKQEVQAWDGEVRQVSKHAFDVKQLDSPARVPPCGWKCSKCDMRENLWLNLTDGSILCGRRYFDGSGGNNHAVEHYRETGYPLAVKLGTITPDGADVYSYDEDDMVLDPNLAEHLSHFGIDMLKMQKTDKTMTELEIDMNQRIGEWELIQESGVPLKPLFGPGYTGIRNLGNSCYLNSVVQVLFSIPDFQRKYVDKLEKIFQNAPTDPTQDFSTQVAKLGHGLLSGEYSKPAPESSDGEQAPEQKDVQDGIAPRMFKALIGKGHPEFSTNRQQDAQEFFLHLINMVERNCRSSENPNEVFRFLVEEKIKCLATEKVKYTQRVDYIMQLPVPMDAALNKEELLEYEEKKRQAEEEKLPLPELVRAQVPFSSCLEAYGAPEQVDDFWSTALQAKSVAVKTTRFASFPDYLVIQIKKFTFGLDWVPKKLDVSIEMPEELDISQLRGTGLQPGEEELPDIAPPLVTPDEPKGSLGFYGNEDEDSFCSPHFSSPTSPMLDESVIIQLVEMGFPMDACRKAVYYTGNSGAEAAMNWVMSHMDDPDFANPLILPGSSGPGSTSAAADPPPEDCVTTIVSMGFSRDQALKALRATNNSLERAVDWIFSHIDDLDAEAAMDISEGRSAADSISESIPVGPKVRDGPGKYQLFAFISHMGTSTMCGHYVCHVKKEGRWVIYNDQKVCASEKPPKDLGYIYFYQRVAS, encoded by the exons ATGGCGGAGCTGAGTGAGGAGGCGCTGCTGTCAGTATTACCGACTATCCGGGTCCCCAAGGCTGGAGACCGGGTCCACAAAGACGAGTGCGCCTTCTCCTTCGACACACCG GAGTCTGAGGGTGGCCTCTACATCTGCATGAACACATTCCTGGGTTTTGGGAAACAGTATGTGGAGAGACATTTCAACAAGACCGGCCAGCGAGTCTACCTGCACCTCCGGCGGACCCGGCGCCCG aaagaggaagacacaaCTGCAGGCACTGGAGACCCTCCCCGCAAGAAGCCCACCCGTCTGGCTATTG GTGTCGAAGGCGGGTTTGAGCTCAACGAGGAGAAGTATGAATACGATGAGGATGTAAAAATCGTCATTTTGCCGGATTACCTGGAGATAGCCCGGGATGGGTTGGGGGGACTGCCTGACATTGTCAGAGATCGG GTGACCAGTGCGGTGGAGGCCCTACTGTCGGCCGACTCAGCCTCCCGCAAGCAGGAGGTGCAGGCCTGGGATGGGGAAGTACGGCAGGTGTCTAAGCATGCCTTCGACGTCAAGCAGCTGGACAGCCCTGCTCGAGTCCCTCCCTG TGGCTGGAAGTGTTCCAAGTGTGACATGAGGGAGAACCTGTGGCTCAACCTGACCGATGGCTCCATCCTCTGTGGCCGGCGCTACTTCGACGGCAGCGGGGGCAACAACCATGCCGTGGAGCACTACAGGGAGACGGGCTACCCGCTAGCCGTCAAGCTGGGCACCATCACACCCGACGGAGCTG ATGTGTACTCATATGACGAGGACGATATGGTCCTGGACCCCAACCTGGCCGAGCACCTGTCCCACTTCGGTATCGACATGCTGAAAATGCAGAAG ACGGACAAGACGATGACGGAGTTGGAGATAGACATGAACCAGCGCATCGGCGAGTGGGAGCTGATCCAGGAGTCAGGGGTGCCGCTCAAGCCCCTGTTCGGGCCCGGCTACACAGGCATCCGCAACTTGGGCAACAGCTGCTACCTCAACTCGGTGGTCCAGGTGCTCTTCAGCATCCCCGACTTCCAGAGGAA ATACGTGGATAAGCTGGAGAAGATCTTCCAGAACGCCCCGACGGACCCGACCCAGGACTTCAGCACCCAGGT GGCCAAGCTGGGCCATGGCCTTCTCTCGGGAGAGTATTCCAAGCCAGCACCAGAGTCGAGCGACGGGGAGCAGGCGCCGGAACAGAAG GACGTCCAAGATGGCATCGCCCCTCGGATGTTCAAGGCCCTCATTGGCAAGGGTCACCCCGAGTTCTCTACCAACCGGCAGCAGGATGCCCAAGAGTTCTTCCTTCACCTTATCAACATGGTGGAG AGGAATTGCCGGAGCTCTGAAAATCCTAATGAAGTGTTccgcttcctggtggaggaaaaGATCAAGTGCCTGGCAACAGAGAAGGTGAAGTACACCCAGCGAGTGGACTACATCATGCAGCTGCCTGTGCCCATGGACGCGGCCCTGAACAAAG AGGAGCTCCTGGAGTATGAGGAGAAGAAGCGGCAAGCCGAAGAGGAGAAGCTGCCACTGCCAGAACTTGTTCGGGCCCAGGTGCCCTTCAGTTCCTGCCTGGAGGCCTATGGGGCCCCCGAGCAGGTAGATGACTTCTGGAGCACGGCCCTGCAGGCCAAATCAGTAGCCGTAAA GACCACGCGATTTGCCTCATTCCCTGACTACCTGGTCATCCAGATCAAGAAGTTCACCTTCGGCTTAGACTGGGTGCCCAAGAAACTGG ATGTATCCATCGAGATGCCAGAGGAGCTCGACATCTCCCAGCTGAGGGGCACAGGGCTGCAGCCTGGAGAGGAGGAGCTGCCCGACATTGCCCCACCCCTGGTCACTCCGGATGAGCCCAAAGGTAGCCTTGGTTTCTATGGCAACGAAGACGAAGACTCCTTCTGCTCCCCTCACTTCTCCTCTCCGACAT CGCCCATGTTGGATGAATCGGTCATCATCCAGCTGGTGGAGATGGGCTTCCCGATGGACGCCTGCCGCAAAGCCGTCTACTACACGGGCAACAGCGGGGCCGAGGCCGCCATGAACTGGGTCATGTCGCACATGGATGATCCAG ATTTTGCAAACCCCCTTATCCTGCCTGGCTCCAGTGGGCCTGGCTCCACAAGCGCCGCAGCTGACCCCCCGCCAGAGGACTGTGTGACCACCATCGTCTCCATGGGCTTCTCCCGGGACCAGGCCCTGAAAGCCCTGCGGGCCACG aaTAATAGTTTAGAACGGGCTGTGGACTGGATCTTCAGTCACATAGACGACCTGGACGCGGAAGCTGCCATGGACATCTCCGAGGGCCGCTCAGCTGCCGACTCCATCTCCGAGTCCATACCGGTGGGACCTAAAGTCCGGGACGGTCCTGGAA aGTATCAGCTCTTCGCCTTCATTAGTCACATGGGCACCTCAACCATGTGTGGTCACTACGTATGCCACGTCAAGAAGGAAGGCAG ATGGGTGATCTACAATGACCAGAAAGTGTGTGCCTCTGAGAAGCCGCCCAAGGACCTGGGCTACATCTACTTCTACCAGAGAGTGGCCAGCTAA